The Geomonas ferrireducens DNA segment AAAGTATTCGCGGACCAGACCGAAGCCAAGTGGATCGGCGAGATGCAGAACCTCTGGTACTTCGTGGACCCGCAGATCAACCGCTCGACCATCCGCGAGGATACCGATCAGAACAACATCTTCGACCTGATCCAGGACAAGGTGGTCAGCTTCCGCTTCGATAGCACGGACAACACCACCTACGCCTACACCTCCATTGACCAAAACGGCGATGGCTCAGGCGACACCGCCGAGGTGAAGGTGGACGCCGACTCCGTGAAGAGTATCTGGCGTGCGGGCAAGAAACTCTGGGCGCGTCCTTTGACCGGCACCGGCGCGAGGCCGCGGAGAATCAAGACGAGCATCAACGGCACTTCGCTCATCGACTTCTCCTCAGATACCTTCAAAGGGGATGCCGGTGTCGACAACTCGGCGACGCTGATGCCCTACCTGGACCTCACGGACAGTGGTGTCGCCACCAACCTGATCAACTACGTGCACGGACTGGAGCAGACCGGCTACCGCAGCCGGACCGTCTCCATCAAGGATACCCCCACCAGCACGCCGGTTTCCGGCATTTGGCGGCTGGGCGATATCATCTCTTCGACGCCGCGCATCCAGTCCAATCTCAAGCTGAACACATACAACCTGCAGGCTCCCAGCGGCTACAGCGACAGCTCGTACGCGTCGTACATAGCCTCCAATGACTACGGCAAGCGCGGCATGGTGTATGTTGGCGCCAATGACGGTATGCTGCACGCCTTCAACTTCGGCAAACTCGACGTTACGGCGAGCGGCACCCAGAAGGCGACGCTGACAAAGCTGGAGAGTACCGACCCGGCGCTTGGGGAGGAGATGTGGGCCTACATCCCCAAACAGGCGCTTCCATACTTGAAGTACTACGCCGATACCAACTATAACCATCTCTACTACATCGACGGCGCCACCGTGCTCTTCGACGCGAGTATCGGCGCCCCCAGCGGCATCAGCGGTTGTACCGACTCGACCTATTACAACTGCGACCGGCTGAACACGGTGGTCGACAGCAGCAACAACCTCGACAGCGACAAGAACCCATGGCGCAGCATTCTGATCGGCGGCATGGGGCTTGGCGGGGCCTCGTCATCGAACTGCAGCGATCCCGCTACCAACAACTGCGTGCCGACACCGCGCATGGACCCCGTCACCACCACCAAAGGGCTCGGCGTCTCCACCTATTTTGCCCTCGACGTCAGCGACCCCAAAAACCCCTCGCTGATGTGGGAGTTCAACCGCCCCACTGATAATGACCTCGGTTTCACCACCACCGGTCCCGCCATCGTCAGGGTGGGGGACAAAGGGAAGAACGGGCGCTGGTTTGCAGTTTTCGGCTCCGGGCCCACCGGTCCGGTCGACACCGACGGCAATCAATTCCAGGGACGTTCCAACCAACGTCTCAAGTTCTTCGTGGTGGATCTGAAGACGGGCGCCCTGGTGGGGGATCCTCTCGACTCCGGGATCGACAACGCCTTCGCCGGTTCCATGATCGGTGCTTCCATAGATACCGACCGCTGGAACCCCTGGGCCGCCGGCAATTACCAGGATGACGCCATCCTGGTCGGCTTCACCAAGAAGACCGGTACCGGCACCTCCGCCACTTGGACCGACGGCGGAGTGCTCAGGATCATGACCAACAACGACACCAATCCCGCCAACTGGATTGTGAGCAAGGTGGTTGACGGGGTAGGCCCGGTGGTGACTGCCATCGCCAGGCTGCAGGACCGCAAGAACATGAACCTCTGGTACTACTTCGGGACCGGCCGCTACTACTACCGGGCCGGGAGTTCCATCGACGACTACAGCTCGCGGCGCTCAATCTACGGCCTGAAGGATCCCTGCTACAACACCGCCGCCGTTCCCGGCAACAGGCTGGACCCGAACTGCAGTACCACCATCAGCGCCGGCAACATCACGGACCAGTCTCCAGACACCATCTCCACTTCAATCGGCAGCGGCGGGTGGAAAATCGACCTGGATGTCTCGACGACCGCTTACGGTGCCGAACGAGTTGTCTCCGACCTGGTGACGCTGACCAACGGCACCGTTTTCGCCACCACCTTCGAGCCTACATCGGACGCATGCGGCTTCGGCGGCAATTCCTTCCTGTGGGCATTGGGCTACAACACCGGCGGCAGGCCAAGCGACGCGGCTCTCTCAGGCAAGGCTCTGATCCAGCTCTCGACGGGTGAGTTCAAGGAGGTCGACCTTGCCCAGGCATTCGGCAGCGGCGCGACGCGAGCGTATCGGCGCAGTGCGACACCCATGACCGGAAAGCCGCCGGCGGATTCGTTCCCGGTGGTCAGCAAGAGCGCCAATAAGCCGGTCAAGAAGATCCTGCATATCCAGGAGCGCTGATTGATGAGAGAGAGAGGCTTTACACTTGTCGAGTTGGTCGTGGTGGTCGGCATCATCGGGATACTGCTTGCCATAGCCACCCAGCAGTTCAGCCAGATGCAGCAGAAGGCCGCCATTGAGGCGCAAGCGAGGAAGGTGTACAGCAAGCTAACCGAGATACGCGCGGAGGCCATGTACACCCGGACGCCGCGCGCTGTCACCATCAGCGGAAATCAAATCAACACTTATGCCAGCAACGACACCACCGCCGCGCCACTTTCCGTTCTTCAGTTCGGCCTACCCATGGTCATGAACGTTTCACCCGGCAAGGTAGTGTTCGACGGACAGGGGGTGATGCAGTCCGACGACCTTTCGGTCTGCGTCCAGCCGGACGGCTCCGGGAGCAACCTCGGGAGCTTCGACAGCGTTGTCGTCTCCGCCGTGCGCAGCTACATGGGAAAAAGACAAACCGGAGGGGCCTGTGCGCCAGCAAACATTACTCAAAAATAGCGACGGCTTTACGCTGGTGGAGCTGATGGCCGCACTGATCATCGTGGCAGTCGGCATGTTCGGTGTGCTACAGATGATCAACGTCACCCTGCAGCACAACCTCCAGAACGAGGTACGCAACGAGGGGGTGCGCATCGGCGAGAAGTACATGACCGACCTGAGGGGAAAGACCTTCGGCGTCTACTCCTCTCCGTATACGACTTTCGTCGAGAACGGGAAGATCCGGGGGGCGGTCAAGCCGTACACCGTGGAACGGACCTCGCAGGTGCTTGCCTCCGATGGGGGGGGGGCGAGCACGTACCAGCTGATGGTCAACGTAAGGTGGTCGTTGCGCAACGCGAATTACCAGAACGAGGTGGTCACTGTGAAGGTTCGACCGTGAGACGCGGAACGCAGCGGCCGGCAAAGGGACTTCGTATGCTGAGAGGAAATAAAGGCTATTCACTGGTGGAACTCATCGTCGTCATGGCGATCTTCACCATCGTCATCGTCGTGGCTTCGGCGGGGTTCAAGACGGTCCTCACCCAGGTGGGGCAGCAGAGCAAGCTCATGGAGACCGATATCGGGAGCATCGTGGGGTTGGAGGTGCTCCGTTCCGATCTGCAGGGGACAGGGTATGGACTCCCCTGGGCCTTTCAGAACACCCCGTCGGGCTACACCGAGGTCACCACCGCGGAGCCGAGCGGAGAGCCGCCCACCAACGCCAACATCTGGGCTTCCGGCCAGAGCCCTCGCAGCTACAACGACGCAGCCGCGGTCCCACGCGCGGTGCAAAGCGGCAACACCACCTTCAACCTGAAAGATGGGGTGGGGTCGCAGTATCTCGTGATCAAGTCGCTTACGGTGGCCGGATCCAACAGCGGAGTGCAGAAGAAATGGTTGTCGGTAAGTTACGACGAGACCAACACCAAAAAGGCCCCGCTCTGGAACGACCCGTCCAATATTCGAAACTTCAGCGACACCGATCGGGTTATTGTGCTCAGGAACACCTTCAGCAACAACGTGCCTAGCAGACAACTCCAGGTGAACGAAGGAACCGGCGCATATTCGACCACCTTCTCGCACTACACCTCCCTGACGGTGCCCCATTCCTCCGGCGACATGTTCCAGGTCTACGGGGTCGACCCCTCGACCGATCTACGCATGCCGTTCAACCGGGCCGACTATTACGTGAGGCAGCCTGCCACAATGCCCCCAGCCTGTGCTCCGAATACGGGAGTCCTGTACAAGGCTGTACTGAAGCAGGCGGCCAACGGCGGTTTCTCTGAGATTCCACTTTTGGACTGCGTGGCGGACATGCAGGTGGTCTACGGCATCGGGCCATCTGGAAGCGGCGACATCACCTTCCACGATACCACGCTGCCCGGCACCGGAACCGCACAGGAGATCCGCCAGCAGCTCAAGGAGATCAGGGTCTACGTCCTGGCCCATGCCGGCAGGAAGGACACCGGCTACAGCTACCCGAACACCACCATCGATGTTGGTGAAAAATTCGCCGGGGCCCTTAAGGGGAGGAGCTTCGATCTGGAGCATCAGATAGGCGGTGATTGGCGCAACTACCGCTGGAAGGTTTACCCCATCGTGGTGCGGCCGCAGAACCTCATTCAGTAACAACGGCGGTATTTATGAAAAAGCTCAAAAACGAAGAAGGTATCGCGCTGGTGACGGCGCTGATGTTCACCCTGATCTGCCTGGGGATCGTGGCCGCGCTGATGCAGATGCTTCTGCTGCAGACGAAGGTCTCTGCCGTCGAGAAGAATTATCGCAATTCGCTGGAGGCGGCCTACGGCGGCACCGAATTGGTCACCAAGGAGTTCATCCCCAAGCTCTTCACCAACTACTCGACCGGCATCGGACCTCTGCTCACGGCCTACGCGAGCAACATCGAGCTTCAGGCGAGCACCGGGCTCAAGACCAAACTGAGCAGCGCCACAAGCGACTGGGGGACCCTTTCCAAGACCCTGAACCCGAAAGACGCCCCGGACCTGCAGTTCATGCTCAAGGGGACCGGCACCAACGGCAACTTCAAAGTTTACGCGAAGGTTGTAGACACGGTTCCGGGGAACTCCGATACCACCGGCATCGACTACCTGGACAGCGGCGTCGGGGTTGCCGGCAGCGGCTCCGGCATCGCGCCCAAGCACAACCCGGCCCTCTACAGTGTGGAGGTGCAGGGAGAGCGGGCCTCCAACCCGAAGGAAAAGGCGATCCTCTCGGTTCTCTACGCCTACTGAGATTTTTCCCCGCAATTAGCTGCGGCCCTCCCACCCGGAGGGCCTTTTTTTTTGCTCCTCACTTTTCCTTTTCTTTCATTCCCACT contains these protein-coding regions:
- a CDS encoding pilus assembly FimT family protein; translated protein: MRERGFTLVELVVVVGIIGILLAIATQQFSQMQQKAAIEAQARKVYSKLTEIRAEAMYTRTPRAVTISGNQINTYASNDTTAAPLSVLQFGLPMVMNVSPGKVVFDGQGVMQSDDLSVCVQPDGSGSNLGSFDSVVVSAVRSYMGKRQTGGACAPANITQK
- a CDS encoding type IV pilus modification PilV family protein gives rise to the protein MRQQTLLKNSDGFTLVELMAALIIVAVGMFGVLQMINVTLQHNLQNEVRNEGVRIGEKYMTDLRGKTFGVYSSPYTTFVENGKIRGAVKPYTVERTSQVLASDGGGASTYQLMVNVRWSLRNANYQNEVVTVKVRP
- a CDS encoding prepilin-type N-terminal cleavage/methylation domain-containing protein — protein: MLRGNKGYSLVELIVVMAIFTIVIVVASAGFKTVLTQVGQQSKLMETDIGSIVGLEVLRSDLQGTGYGLPWAFQNTPSGYTEVTTAEPSGEPPTNANIWASGQSPRSYNDAAAVPRAVQSGNTTFNLKDGVGSQYLVIKSLTVAGSNSGVQKKWLSVSYDETNTKKAPLWNDPSNIRNFSDTDRVIVLRNTFSNNVPSRQLQVNEGTGAYSTTFSHYTSLTVPHSSGDMFQVYGVDPSTDLRMPFNRADYYVRQPATMPPACAPNTGVLYKAVLKQAANGGFSEIPLLDCVADMQVVYGIGPSGSGDITFHDTTLPGTGTAQEIRQQLKEIRVYVLAHAGRKDTGYSYPNTTIDVGEKFAGALKGRSFDLEHQIGGDWRNYRWKVYPIVVRPQNLIQ
- a CDS encoding pilus assembly PilX N-terminal domain-containing protein, translating into MKKLKNEEGIALVTALMFTLICLGIVAALMQMLLLQTKVSAVEKNYRNSLEAAYGGTELVTKEFIPKLFTNYSTGIGPLLTAYASNIELQASTGLKTKLSSATSDWGTLSKTLNPKDAPDLQFMLKGTGTNGNFKVYAKVVDTVPGNSDTTGIDYLDSGVGVAGSGSGIAPKHNPALYSVEVQGERASNPKEKAILSVLYAY